The DNA region TGTTTAATACATCATCTTTTGATAATTTGATTGCTTCTCTTATACGATCATGATCTTCTTTACTATAAAGCTTTAATATAGTCTTTTCTCTCTCAGTGGATAACTTTTCTCTCATTCGATTTTTAAGCTCTATCTCTGTTATCTCACCTATCGAAATTGGATATGTAGTTTGTTCTAATAAGAGAACAATCTCATTCATAGTACTTACTACTTTATTATTGATTGAAAGTTGTATTTGATTTTTGTTTATTGTTATTAATACATCTATCATCTTTGACACTCCCTTAACTTTATTGAATTGTAGTATAATTGAGATAATAGGAAATCAATTGTTGCATTAATCATTATGTTAAATTATAACATATAATGTAACATAATTGAATCTTATATATAGAAAAGAATATTACCTAAATTCTAGTTCACATACTAGGTTAACTTTTTATTTAATGAACTTGACACCGAATGTACGTTTGTGTATTATAAACATATGGAAGGTGATCTATATGAAGGTATTAAATAAACCAATTGACGTGATTACTTGGACAAAAGAGAATGGATCTATGATACCTTTTAAATTCAGAATAACTGAAAATGATAAAACTTATTCTTGTAAGATACAGGTTCAAAGTTCTGAAGAAATTAACTCTGCGGAAAAATATTATATATACACTTGTCAAACTGAAATAAATAATCAAACTAAGATGTGTGAAATTAGATATAGTAAAGATGCAATGACATGGACCTTATTTAAGATATAAAATTAATGGTACATCACTTTCAATGATGTACCTTAGAGATTTCTTAGAACCATTTCATCATAACTAAATTTCACATTTAGTTTTATGCACCTCTATAATAAAGATCGTTAAACCAAAAGCCACGACAATTTGCTGATGCAAGAGATTCGAAAGTTATTTTTTTGACATTTTTACTATAAAAAGATATATCTTTACCACCTGAACTTGAAGCTTGAATAACAAATTTTAAACATTTGTGGTTTTCTAGTTCTACTAGAATAGTCAAAAGGCACTCTTCAGTATTTGCGAATAAATCAACACCCACAAAGATTTCAGTAGGGTCATCACTCTGAAACATCACCTGATTTTCACCAGAATTTAACACAAAAGTCGAACTATCAAAAAGTATTGATTCAACAGGACATTCACATGTGCGATCTGTTTCAGAACCTCTTAGGATAATAGTTACAGTCCAAGACCCAAAACAAGTCCCTCCATCTAAACTATCACTTTTACATTCTACTGTTATTTTACGAGCCTGTTTTGTAGTAGCAATTATTTCATTACTAGAAAATATATCATTTCTAGGTATTTCGAACTCCAAACACTCACCATTCTCCAATTCCACAAATACAAGTATATTGCAGTCTGTGCTTGACCTACTTAATCGTAACTTAATTTCAACTGGTTCATCACTTTCAAAGATTTTTAAGCATTCTCCACATTCTAAAGAAAAATTTCCGCCAAATCCTCGTGTATTATTAACAGGACATTCGCATTCACGTTTAGATAGTTTTTCAAATTTATGTTTATCTTTATACACTATAAAATCACCTCGTCCATTTTCACTTAATATAATATATGCTTGTACAATTCTTATAGTGCAATAGACTGTAGCTTAATATATGATTTATAAATCTTTTAAACTTCTATAAATTCCAATTTAATCTATTATATGATATAATTCACTTAAGATTAAAAAGATTTTGAAGGGGGGAGTATATACTAGATGGTTAGTTTTAAAGAGTTTAGAGAAAAAGTAATTAATATTTTAATTGAGTTTGCTGAGCAAAATAGTGAAAAACTGGTTTGGATTTCAAATGACCATACGACATTTGAAGAAGTTAAAGATATATCCGGGATTCTCGTCAAATGAGTTAATAATTTACTCTTGTACAAATATGTTTTAAGCGCCTCTATAAAATATCATATTACTCCAGAGGCCATGACAGTTTGTTAGAGTAAGACATTCAAGAGTTATCTTTATGATATTTTTACTATAAAAAGATATATCATTGCCAAAACCTGAACTTGGAGCTTGAATAATAAATTTTAAGCAATTACAGTTTTCTAGTTCTACAAGAACAGTCAAAAGGCTCTCATCAGCACTTTGTGATAAGTCAACAGCCATAAAGATTTCAGTAGGTTCATCACTCTGAAATATCACTTGCTCTTCACCAGAACTTAACACAAAACCAGAAAAATCTGTAAGAGTTGCTCCAACTGGACATTCGCATGTACAATCTATTTCACAACCTCTTTGGATAATGAATATAGCCCAAGTTCCAAAGCAAGTTCCTCCATCTAAACTATCACTTTTACATTCTACTGTTACTTTACGAGCTTGTTTTGTATTAGTAATTATTTCATTTGAAGAAAATGTATCATTTTTAGGAATTTTAAAATCCAAACACTCACCATTCTCCAGTTCGACAAATACAAGTATATTACAATCTATGTTGCTGGTCCTACTTACTCGCAACTTAATTTCAACTGGCTCATCACTTTCAAAAATCTTAAAACATTCTCCACATTCTAAAATGAAATTCCCGCCAAATACAGGTGTAGAATTTATGGGACATTCGCATTCACGTTTAGATATATTTTCAACTTTATGTTTATCTTTATATGACATAAATTTACCTCGTCCATTATCACTTAGTATAATATATGCCTGTACAATTCTATTAGTGCAATAGACTCTAAACTACTCATTAGTAAACGTGATATTGAAAGAGATAGTAGGATTTCCTGCTATCTCACATTAATCTAAATTTCTTTTCGTAGAGTTCTTTATTGTATGCATAAACTGTAACTATTTCATTATTATCTTTCATCAAATTATACTCTTCATATTGGTCTCTTTCACCCGTTATCGCAGACTTTATAGAATCTCCTTCATAAATTTTTATTTTTTCATCAATCCACCCGCTTGTTTGATTAGTCATATTATAAACTGCTAATATCTTTTCTCCATCATAAAACAGATGATAAAGTATTGGGTCTCCATGGATTGAATATCTTAGAGCTGTGATAGCATCAGGTTTTTCATTTTTTATATTTCTTAAAAACTCCTTAAACCTATTAAGGTTTTTTGGTACACCGACTACACTAGATACAACCTGATTCACATTACAATCATAAGTATGGTCATTGCTTGAAATTCTAAAATATCTATAAAATCTATAAAATCTATAAAATCTATAAAACATCTTATCACCTTATATATCCCTTTATCCTCTACTCTATTATATTAATGATAGATCTTTTTGTGTGGTATGTATCGTTTCGAATTAGATCTTTTAACAAGGTCGAGATTATTCTCTAAATCTATCTTTAGTATATGACCTTAAACGCTAAAGGAGTTGATTGATTATGACTAATATGTTAAAATTATCTAAACTAGTAAGATCTACTCAAAAACCAAAAGGAGGCGAAATTATGAATGTCAAATCAAATACTTCAAAAATCTTCATTGTAGTTATCAGCCTTTTATGCCTATCAATCATCTACATATCCTTAAGAAATGAAACTAAGATATTAAATACAACACCCAGTAATGAAACTGAGAACTTAAATGCAACATCTAATAATGAAACTGAGAGCTTAAATGTGACACCTAATAATGAAACTGAGAGCTTAAATTCAACACCACATATTGAAACTATAACATTTCCTTCACTTGATGAACTCGACATTACTGCTGATCTATATTTAATAGATAGTACTTCACCAATTGTCCTCCTCTTTCATCAAGCTAAATCTAGCCGTGGTGAATACTTGGAAATTGCACCAAAGTTAAATGATCTAGGGTATAATGCCATGGCTATTGATGCAAGACGTGGATTTAGTAATACGGATATAAATAACGAAACAGCAGAGAGGGCTAGAGAAAAAGGATTAATCCCTACATATCTAGATGCTTTGGCAGACCTTGAAGCCGCCATCCAGTATGCTGAAGAAGAACTTAACTATGATAATATTATTACTTGGGGTAGCTCCTATTCAGCGTCACTTGTTGTTGCTTTTTCTCAAAAACATAGTGATACTGTAAAAGCTGTTCTTGCATTTTCACCAGGAGAATATTTTTGGATTGAAGATAAGACAATTGCAGAGTACGCAAAAGAACTCAATTTGCCTACTTTTATTACAGGCGCAAAACGTGAAAAAGAAGAATACAATCTGATTTTTGAAGCCATTGCTAGCGATTATAAAATTTGTTTTGAGCCAGATGCTAGTGGTGCCCATGGATCATATGCATTATTGGAAAGAACTCAAGGTCATGAAGAATATTGGGATGCAGTAAAAGACTTCCTAGATAACTTAGAATAACTTCCTAAATAAATCTTATCTCTAGAGTTTTAATTGTATCTCTAAAGGGGGATTTAATCCCCTTTTAACTTTGCCAATACTGTAGCAAATTCAGCTCTGGTTACTGTTTCATCAGGTCTAAATGTACCATCAGGATAACCAATCATTAATCCTGCTCCTGTTGCTTCCTCAATATTTTTCTCTGCCCAATGTCCCTCAATATCTGAAAAAGTAACTTTATCCTCTGTATACTCAATATCGTACCATTCGCATACTGTTCTAGCAATTACCTCAGCACATTGAATTCTAAAGTCATTATCTTTTAATAGCTCCAACTCATGAGGATTGCTATAATAGGCATGTTCTAATAAAATCGCTGTCATATCAGCATCTCTGCATATAGCAAAGTCTGTCCATGTATTAGGCTCAGATAGTCTAATACCCATGTCCTTATTGGAAGTATGTTATTAGCATGTTTCTGTCTGCATCTGGTTCTCCTTCACGCTTAAACTGCTTATTAACTGCTAGAGTATATTTAGTAATTGCAAGTGGTTCTGCTAATTCAGAGTATCTTATGTCTGGATTCCTTGCTAGTCGCCCCATAAGTATAGTCAGTAACTGTTACTCTTATTGCACTTGCAATATTTTTATTTATTTCAATAATAACCGTAATCATTGGAACTAGTCTTACTGTTAGAAGATTACATGACCTTAATGTGACTGGTTGGTTGGTACTAGTTAATGCACTAATCAGAATCATCACTTTATTTTTTCATATTTGTTTTACCTTTATTCCTGGTACCAAAGGACCTAATAAGTATGGTGACGATCCCTTGGGTGTTTCACTAATTGACCTCAAAACATAGATTGAATTCTATGTTTTTTGTATGAGATCCTATCCTAATTAAATATTGTTTTAGTTAATGTTATTATTTTCCATTTACATTATAAAAATTATTAAATATCATTAGTACAAGCTAATACTACCTCTACGAAAGGATCTTTGGTATGAAGTATTTTCAAATTACAGCCTTTATATTAGAAACAATGACCTTCTTATCCGTTGAATTTTTTTTGATTATTTATACTCTTCGTATGTGGTTAGACAGACATTGGACAAGAACACATACATCTAAGTTAATTATTAATACTCTTATATCTTTAGCCTTTTTTTTGTTATGCTTTATTTACTTCAGTATGCCATATCTCAAAGATTTACCCTTCTTAATATCAGGAGATTATAAGACTGCTAAAGGATATGTACACACAGAACGATTAAGCAAAAGTCTACATGAAGAAGTTACTATGGGTAGAATTAATGTATCCTTTTTTATAGATTCAGGTGCTAAAAAGAATGAAACATATATTCTTTCTTATTTACCTCACTCCAAAAGAGGTATAAATCTCGTTAAGTCTGATGGGACACCAGTAAAAGTAGATTTATTTTTTATAATTGTTCTTTTATTTTTTATTGTCCTATATTTTATGGGTGTATACGTTTATTTTTTCATATACTAAACCTGTTATTTAAAAACCATCGAACTCTGGTAAATTATCAAACTCTTCTTCGTCCATCATGTCACTAATTAACTTATATCCAGTCAGCTCTTCTATGTAATAAATATCATTACCTTGACTATAGACACTTAATTCGGCTTTAATTTCACTGTAATTATCATCTGTAAGATTGACTCTATCCTCTTCATCTGCATATTCGTCATAAGATTCTAATTCGATAACAAGCATTTCTATAGCTGTATCCAATCTATCAAATGCACACCAGCTACCTTCATAACTAACTTTATAAACATTTATATTTTCAATGCCCTTACCCCTTTCTTTACTAAACCGAACTTTTATTAGTATTTACTCATAACATATCCCTAATCTTGTATAAACTCAACGCTGTTTTTGCTGTTGAAAAATGTAACTAACGCTTGTACCAAATATTGAATATAATGTAGTAGAAGTTTTTATTTAGAAAGGAGTACTTTATGTCAAATCACCCATTCGCATATGTAACCAATAATTCAGATGACACTGTATCTGTGATACAAACAATAGATAATACTGTAATTGATACTATTACCGTTGGAAATGGTCCTATTAGAATAGCAATTACACCAAATGGACAGTTTGCATATGTTACTAATTTCATCGATGGCTCTGTATCAGTGATTTTAATATCAAATAATACTGTAATCGATACTATCACTGTTGGAAATTTTCCTAGAGGTCTAGCAATAACTCCAAATGGACAATTTGTGTTTGTTGCTAATGGTGGTGATAACACTGTATCTGTAATTCAAATATCTGATAATACTGTAATTGATACTATTACCGTTGGAAATTTCCCTACTAGAGTAGCAATAACTCCTAATAGCCAGTTTGTATATGTTACAAATGCTAGTGATGACTCTGTGTCAGTAATTCAGATATCTGATAATACTGTAATTGATACTATAACTGTTGGAGATTTTCCTACGGGAATAGCAATAACTCCTAATGGTCAGTTTGCATATGTAACAAATGGTAGCGATGACTCTGTGTCAGTTATACGAATATCAGACAATACTGTTGTTGCTACCATAGCTGTTGGAGATGCTCCTGGTGCAGTAGCAGTTACTCCAAACGGACAATTTGCATATGTTACAAATAGTAGCGCTGACACAGTATCAGTTATTCGAATATCAGACAATACTGTTGTTGCTACCATAACTGTTGGAGATACTCCTCAAGATGTAGCAATTACTCCTAATGGACAGTTTGCATATGTTACAAATACTAGCGATGACACTGTGTCAGTTATACAAACATCAGACAATACAATTTTTGATACTATAACTGTCGGAGATCGACCTGTTGGAATAGCAATTCCTCCACCGTCAGCTCCTATAATTAACCCCTCTTTCGTTAAAGTAACAGTATCTAATATTGAGTTAACTGCCATTATTCGTGATATCAACTGAGTAACTTATACAGGTAGTACATTGCAAAGTTTCAGTAATATGCTACTTGTATATTTCATTTTTTATCTATTTAATAATCATTCCCTCACTTCATTAAATTGGACTTTAATTAAGACTATTATTCTTTTCATTTAACCGATCTATCATTTCTCTAGTTTCTGTTCTTCTTTTGCATTCAGAGTAGCCCGGACAAGTTTCTTCACAAGCTCTTTCATTAAAATCTGCCCCACATTCTTCTATTGGTAAATCAAGTTTACATTCTTTAATGATTAACTCTGGCATATTTAATAGTATTTCTTTCATTTACACTCCTCCTTACCTAAACCGAACTTTTATTAATATTTAATTCATGACATATACCTTATCTTGTATATAATCAACTTTCTAAAGTGTTTTTGCATTTGCCTCGCAAATGTAAATAACGCTTGTACAAATTATTGAATAGAATATAGCAGTGAATAGAATTTGAATTAGAAAGGAGCACTTTAATGTCAAATCAACCTTTTGCATATGTTACGAATGGTAACGATGACAATGTATCAATAATACGTTTATCAGATAATATAGTCGTCCTGACGGTACCTGTTGGAGATGTTCCTGAAGGAGTGGCAATTACTCCCAATGCACAGTTTGCATATGTTACTAATTTGGGGAATGATAATGTATCGGTTATACGATTATCTGACAATATGGTCGTTCAAACTGTAGCTACAGGAAATGGTCCTTCACTAATAGCAATAACACCCAATGGACAATTTGCATATGTTACTAACCAGTTTAGTGATTCTGTATCCGTAATTAGATTATCTGACAACACGGTCATTCAGACGGTGCCTGTTGGAAATATTCCTTTTGGAATAGCGATAACTCCTGATGGACAGTTTGCATACGTTATTAATTTTGGGGATGACAATGTATCAGTTATACGTTTATTAGACAATATAGTCGTCCAGACGGTACCTGTTGGAGATGGTCCTATAGGAGTGGCAATTACTCCTAATGGGCAGTTTGCATATGTTGCTAATTTTAGTAATAATAATGTATCTGTTATACGATTATCTGACAATATGGTCGTTCAAACTGTAGCTACAGGAAATGGTCCTTCACTAATAGCAATAACACCCAATGGACAATTTGCATATGTTACTAATCAAGTAAGTAATTCTGTATCTGTAATTAGATTATTAGACAATATACTTATACAGACTGTACTTGTTGGAAATATTCCTTTTGGAATAGCGATAACTCCTGATGGACAGTTTGCATACGTTACTAATTTTGTAGATGATGATGTATCAGTAATACGTTTAACAGATAATATGGTCGTTCAAACTGTGTCTGTTGGTAATGGTCCATTAGATATCGCAATCACTCCAATGCCAGCTCCTATAACTAATCCTTCTTTCGTTAAAGTAACAGTATCTAATATAGAGTTAACTGCCATTGTTCGTGATATCAACTAAATAGCTTATACAAATAGTACATTGCAAAGTATTAGTAATATGCTACTTGTATATTTCATTTTTAGTCTATTTGATTAAGAATCATTCTCTCTCTTTATTAAACAGAGCTTTTGTTAATATTTAGTTCATAGCAAATCCCTATTGTAATTTAATATTCTCTTTCCAAATGTAAATAACGCTTGTACTAATTATTGAATATAATGTAGTATAAAATATTGTATGGAAAGGAACATTTTAATGGCAAATCAACCTTCTGCATATGTTACGAATGGAAATGATGCTAGTGTATCAGTGATAGATTTATCAAATAATATGGTTGTTCAAACTGTACCTGTTGGAAATGGCCCCACTGGATTAGCCATAACTCCCAACGGACATTTCGCGTATGTTACTAATTCTGATGACAGTAATATATCTGTAATACGATTGTCTGATAATAAGGTCGTTCAGACCGTAACTGTTGGGAAATTACCTTATGGATTGGCCATAACTCCCAATGGACAATTCGCATATGTTACTAATTCTGG from Vallitalea okinawensis includes:
- a CDS encoding S-layer homology domain-containing protein; the protein is MGIRLSEPNTWTDFAICRDADMTAILLEHAYYSNPHELELLKDNDFRIQCAEVIARTVCEWYDIEYTEDKVTFSDIEGHWAEKNIEEATGAGLMIGYPDGTFRPDETVTRAEFATVLAKLKGD
- a CDS encoding alpha/beta hydrolase; the protein is MNVKSNTSKIFIVVISLLCLSIIYISLRNETKILNTTPSNETENLNATSNNETESLNVTPNNETESLNSTPHIETITFPSLDELDITADLYLIDSTSPIVLLFHQAKSSRGEYLEIAPKLNDLGYNAMAIDARRGFSNTDINNETAERAREKGLIPTYLDALADLEAAIQYAEEELNYDNIITWGSSYSASLVVAFSQKHSDTVKAVLAFSPGEYFWIEDKTIAEYAKELNLPTFITGAKREKEEYNLIFEAIASDYKICFEPDASGAHGSYALLERTQGHEEYWDAVKDFLDNLE
- a CDS encoding beta-propeller fold lactonase family protein; this translates as MSNHPFAYVTNNSDDTVSVIQTIDNTVIDTITVGNGPIRIAITPNGQFAYVTNFIDGSVSVILISNNTVIDTITVGNFPRGLAITPNGQFVFVANGGDNTVSVIQISDNTVIDTITVGNFPTRVAITPNSQFVYVTNASDDSVSVIQISDNTVIDTITVGDFPTGIAITPNGQFAYVTNGSDDSVSVIRISDNTVVATIAVGDAPGAVAVTPNGQFAYVTNSSADTVSVIRISDNTVVATITVGDTPQDVAITPNGQFAYVTNTSDDTVSVIQTSDNTIFDTITVGDRPVGIAIPPPSAPIINPSFVKVTVSNIELTAIIRDIN
- a CDS encoding DUF4362 domain-containing protein; translated protein: MFYRFYRFYRFYRYFRISSNDHTYDCNVNQVVSSVVGVPKNLNRFKEFLRNIKNEKPDAITALRYSIHGDPILYHLFYDGEKILAVYNMTNQTSGWIDEKIKIYEGDSIKSAITGERDQYEEYNLMKDNNEIVTVYAYNKELYEKKFRLM
- a CDS encoding lactonase family protein, whose product is MSNQPFAYVTNGNDDNVSIIRLSDNIVVLTVPVGDVPEGVAITPNAQFAYVTNLGNDNVSVIRLSDNMVVQTVATGNGPSLIAITPNGQFAYVTNQFSDSVSVIRLSDNTVIQTVPVGNIPFGIAITPDGQFAYVINFGDDNVSVIRLLDNIVVQTVPVGDGPIGVAITPNGQFAYVANFSNNNVSVIRLSDNMVVQTVATGNGPSLIAITPNGQFAYVTNQVSNSVSVIRLLDNILIQTVLVGNIPFGIAITPDGQFAYVTNFVDDDVSVIRLTDNMVVQTVSVGNGPLDIAITPMPAPITNPSFVKVTVSNIELTAIVRDIN
- a CDS encoding DUF805 domain-containing protein: MALAIFLFISIITVIIGTSLTVRRLHDLNVTGWLVLVNALIRIITLFFHICFTFIPGTKGPNKYGDDPLGVSLIDLKT